A stretch of Streptococcus chenjunshii DNA encodes these proteins:
- the rexB gene encoding ATP-dependent nuclease subunit B — protein sequence MQLLYTDIQYNITDILAQKAYAFSRKGKRVFYIAPSSLSFEKERAVLATLPEQASFAITVTRFVQMARYFVLNDYNPAQTLDDIGLSMLFYRALSAFSPKDLKVYGGLRQDPSFIRQLVDLYKELKTANLTVLDLEGLDSPEKQDDLVQIFTAVEDLLRLGGYDNQSQLAYFAQKVASGVIDGSLQNVVLIIDGFTRFSAEEEHLIELLHGKCADIVIGTYISQKAYKASFVSGNVYEASLTFFRALAEKFQTKPIYTEGPVKGLESLAHLSKIFEARHDFTENTLPVLNDGQQPISIWQAINQKEEIEHLARAIRRKLAEGYRYKDISVLLGDAEAYELQLGKIFDKYDIPYYFGKAESMSSHPLVRFIEALERLKRYNWRTEDMINLLQSGLFGTVSQQKMDKFIQYLFYADIKGQTKFTRDFTSNVQQKYDLPALNATRQQLISPLQTFFKSQKQLGRSLLQKFLLLLNDVHLTDRLRRLTADLPEAEAEQHEQVWQTFTAILEQFQTIFGQEKMSLAEFLSLLKNGILAAEYRLVPATLDVVHVKAYDLIEPHSNTFVFALGMTRTHFPKASRSSSLISDEERERVNASVPSDRHFMIIGQENIKKNHFLALSLFNAAHQELVLSLPQILNENTDDLSPYLLELAEMGVPVLEKGPVGQSATPADIGNYKRLLSSLLGFDNILVKQDLLEKTPSFWSRAAAYLQEKVVQNDLTLPKPVHHLTTKPVAAEVMQLRFPENQPLNLSASALTVFYNNQYKYFLQYVLGLQEQDSIRPDVRYHGTYLHKVFELLMQDSSNRSFDQKLERALRAVNQDQRFRQIYEENAESRYILTVLEDIARSTATVLEQGSQLRVQSEEQNFALMLDRQVAVQGIIDRIDALADGSLGIVDYKSSKNTFDIGRFYNGLSPQLVTYLAALYGDKQLSAGQSVFGAMYLQMQEPQIDLNKVKNRGAIVSDLHKELTYKGLFLENESDKLPKNLYHLHQSLYSQAELELLLRYNKQLYLQAASHIRKGKFLINPYSEDGRSVQGDQLKAITRFSADQDFGYARRLLKLPQKEKRQGFLKLMREGLTEMETDVPH from the coding sequence ATGCAGCTACTTTATACAGATATTCAGTATAATATAACCGATATTTTGGCTCAGAAAGCCTATGCTTTTTCTAGAAAAGGGAAGCGTGTTTTTTATATTGCCCCCAGTTCTCTGTCTTTTGAGAAGGAACGGGCTGTTTTAGCGACTTTGCCTGAACAGGCTTCTTTTGCAATTACGGTTACCCGTTTTGTGCAGATGGCCCGTTATTTTGTCCTGAATGATTACAACCCTGCACAGACGCTGGATGACATAGGTTTATCCATGCTGTTTTACCGAGCTTTGTCTGCTTTTTCACCGAAGGATTTAAAGGTTTACGGGGGATTGCGGCAGGATCCCAGTTTTATTCGGCAGTTAGTGGATCTGTATAAGGAACTGAAAACAGCTAATCTTACAGTTTTAGACTTGGAGGGCTTAGATTCACCGGAAAAGCAGGACGATTTAGTGCAAATCTTTACAGCGGTTGAAGATCTTCTGCGTCTTGGAGGCTATGATAATCAGAGTCAGCTGGCTTATTTTGCTCAAAAAGTCGCTTCCGGAGTAATAGATGGCAGTCTGCAGAATGTAGTGCTGATTATTGATGGTTTTACGCGTTTTTCTGCAGAAGAAGAACATTTGATTGAGCTCTTGCACGGTAAGTGCGCCGATATTGTCATTGGAACTTATATCAGTCAGAAAGCCTATAAAGCAAGCTTTGTATCTGGCAATGTCTATGAGGCCAGCCTCACTTTTTTCAGAGCTTTAGCAGAGAAGTTTCAAACAAAGCCCATTTATACAGAGGGGCCTGTTAAAGGGTTGGAAAGTCTGGCCCACCTTTCAAAAATTTTTGAAGCCAGACATGATTTTACAGAAAATACCCTTCCCGTTTTAAATGACGGTCAGCAGCCTATCAGTATTTGGCAAGCTATTAACCAAAAAGAAGAAATTGAACATTTAGCCAGAGCTATTCGCCGAAAATTAGCTGAAGGCTACCGTTATAAAGATATTTCTGTCCTTCTGGGAGATGCAGAAGCTTATGAACTGCAGCTGGGAAAAATTTTTGATAAGTATGATATTCCTTATTATTTTGGCAAGGCGGAGTCCATGAGCAGCCATCCGCTTGTGCGGTTTATCGAAGCGCTCGAGCGTCTTAAGCGTTATAACTGGCGGACAGAAGACATGATTAATCTCCTTCAGTCTGGGCTTTTCGGCACCGTCAGCCAGCAAAAAATGGATAAATTCATCCAGTATCTGTTTTATGCTGATATTAAAGGACAGACCAAATTCACAAGAGATTTCACCAGCAACGTCCAGCAGAAATATGATTTACCGGCTTTAAACGCGACTCGCCAACAGCTCATCTCTCCTCTGCAGACCTTTTTTAAAAGTCAAAAACAGCTGGGACGTTCTCTGCTGCAAAAATTTCTGCTTTTGCTCAATGATGTTCATCTTACTGATCGCTTAAGGAGATTAACAGCAGATTTACCGGAAGCGGAAGCTGAGCAGCATGAACAGGTTTGGCAGACCTTTACTGCTATTTTAGAACAGTTTCAGACTATTTTTGGTCAGGAAAAGATGAGCTTAGCCGAATTTTTGAGTCTATTGAAAAACGGTATATTAGCGGCAGAATACCGTTTGGTTCCTGCGACACTAGATGTTGTCCATGTTAAGGCCTATGATTTGATTGAACCGCACAGCAATACCTTTGTTTTTGCTTTAGGTATGACACGGACACATTTCCCCAAGGCATCCCGGAGCAGCAGTCTTATTTCCGATGAAGAAAGAGAAAGAGTCAATGCATCCGTACCGTCTGACCGGCACTTTATGATTATCGGGCAGGAAAATATCAAGAAAAATCATTTTCTTGCTCTATCGCTCTTTAATGCGGCACATCAGGAACTGGTGCTCAGTCTGCCGCAGATTTTAAATGAAAATACAGATGACTTATCGCCTTATTTGCTTGAATTAGCGGAAATGGGGGTTCCGGTTTTGGAAAAGGGGCCGGTCGGTCAGTCAGCCACCCCAGCGGATATCGGCAATTATAAAAGGTTGCTGTCCAGCCTGCTTGGTTTCGATAATATTCTGGTAAAGCAGGACCTTCTTGAAAAAACACCTTCGTTTTGGTCAAGAGCAGCTGCTTATTTACAGGAAAAGGTGGTTCAAAATGATTTAACACTTCCAAAACCGGTGCATCATTTGACCACTAAACCAGTTGCAGCGGAAGTGATGCAATTGCGTTTTCCTGAAAACCAGCCGCTTAATTTGTCTGCCTCTGCATTAACTGTTTTTTACAATAATCAGTACAAATATTTTTTACAGTATGTTTTAGGGCTGCAGGAACAGGACAGTATCCGTCCTGATGTACGTTACCATGGAACCTATCTGCATAAGGTATTTGAGTTACTGATGCAGGATAGTTCAAACCGTTCCTTTGACCAGAAGTTAGAGCGGGCACTCAGGGCTGTCAATCAGGATCAGCGCTTTCGGCAGATTTATGAGGAGAATGCAGAGAGCCGTTATATTCTGACTGTATTGGAAGATATTGCCAGAAGTACGGCGACCGTTTTAGAGCAGGGCAGCCAGTTAAGGGTTCAAAGTGAGGAGCAGAATTTTGCACTTATGCTGGACAGGCAGGTTGCTGTTCAGGGAATTATTGACAGGATCGACGCTTTGGCAGACGGAAGTCTCGGTATTGTTGATTATAAATCCAGTAAAAATACTTTTGATATCGGCCGATTCTATAATGGTTTAAGTCCGCAGCTGGTCACTTATTTGGCTGCTTTATACGGAGATAAACAGCTATCAGCAGGTCAGTCTGTTTTTGGTGCTATGTATCTGCAGATGCAGGAACCACAAATCGATTTGAATAAGGTGAAAAACAGAGGCGCCATTGTCAGCGATCTCCATAAAGAACTGACCTATAAAGGACTGTTTTTAGAGAATGAAAGCGATAAACTGCCTAAAAATCTTTACCATCTGCACCAATCTCTTTACAGTCAGGCGGAACTGGAACTTTTGCTTCGTTACAATAAGCAGCTGTATCTTCAGGCTGCCTCACACATCCGGAAAGGGAAATTTCTCATTAATCCTTACAGTGAGGATGGCCGCTCAGTTCAGGGGGATCAGCTTAAAGCTATCACACGTTTTAGCGCCGATCAGGATTTCGGCTACGCCCGGCGTCTGCTGAAACTGCCGCAAAAGGAAAAACGCCAAGGCTTCTTGAAACTTATGCGGGAAGGACTGACTGAGATGGAGACAGATGTGCCTCATTGA